Proteins co-encoded in one Pseudarthrobacter chlorophenolicus A6 genomic window:
- a CDS encoding dihydroorotase, whose protein sequence is MAGNTGTYLIQGASILGGGPADLLIRDGIIAEVGTGLSPEGQDGDVTVIDAAGLVALPGMVDVHTHLREPGREDAETVETGTRAAALGGYTAVHAMANSTPVADTAGVVEQVYTLGRAAGWVDVRPVGAVTVGLAGEQLAELGAMADSRARVRMFSDDGICVHDPVLMRRALEYVKAFDGVVAQHAQEPRLTAGAQMNEGEVSAVLGLSGWPAVAEESIIARDVLLAQHVGSRLHVCHVSTAGSVEIIRWAKERGINVTAEVTPHHLLLTDDLVRSYDPVFKVNPPLRTDADVQALRAGLADGTIDVVGTDHAPHPSEHKECEWAQAAMGMTGLETALSVVQHTMIETGLMTWADFARVTSSAAARIGRLEDQGRPLEAGEPANVILVDPAARWTVDPSQMATMGRNSPFKGRELPGKVVATFFKGHATVLDGKLNTPYPHAAVEAGAA, encoded by the coding sequence ATGGCCGGCAACACCGGAACGTACTTGATCCAAGGCGCCTCCATCCTGGGCGGCGGGCCGGCAGACCTGCTGATCCGCGACGGCATCATCGCCGAAGTCGGCACCGGCCTCTCGCCGGAAGGACAGGACGGGGATGTCACGGTCATCGACGCCGCGGGCCTGGTGGCGCTTCCCGGCATGGTGGATGTCCACACCCACCTCCGCGAGCCCGGGCGGGAGGACGCGGAAACCGTGGAGACCGGAACCCGTGCAGCAGCGCTCGGCGGCTACACGGCCGTCCACGCCATGGCCAACAGCACTCCCGTTGCCGATACCGCCGGCGTGGTGGAGCAGGTCTACACCCTGGGACGCGCCGCAGGCTGGGTTGACGTCCGCCCGGTGGGTGCCGTCACGGTGGGCCTCGCGGGGGAGCAGCTGGCAGAACTGGGTGCCATGGCCGATTCCCGTGCCCGGGTCAGGATGTTCTCCGACGACGGCATCTGCGTCCACGACCCCGTCCTGATGCGCCGGGCGCTGGAGTACGTCAAGGCGTTCGACGGCGTTGTGGCCCAGCACGCGCAGGAACCGCGCCTCACCGCAGGGGCACAGATGAACGAGGGCGAGGTGTCCGCCGTCCTGGGCCTGAGCGGCTGGCCCGCCGTGGCCGAGGAAAGCATCATCGCCCGCGACGTCCTGCTCGCCCAGCACGTCGGCTCCCGGCTGCACGTCTGCCACGTGTCCACCGCCGGTTCGGTGGAAATCATCCGCTGGGCCAAGGAACGCGGCATCAACGTCACCGCCGAGGTCACTCCGCACCACCTGCTCCTCACCGACGACCTGGTCCGCAGCTACGACCCCGTATTCAAGGTCAACCCGCCGCTGCGCACCGACGCCGATGTCCAGGCATTGCGCGCCGGGCTGGCAGACGGCACCATCGACGTTGTGGGAACCGACCATGCGCCACACCCCAGCGAGCACAAGGAATGCGAATGGGCGCAGGCGGCCATGGGCATGACCGGCCTGGAAACCGCGCTGTCAGTGGTCCAGCACACCATGATCGAAACCGGCCTGATGACGTGGGCCGATTTCGCCCGGGTCACGTCCTCGGCGGCTGCGCGGATCGGCAGGCTGGAAGACCAGGGCCGTCCGCTGGAAGCCGGTGAACCCGCCAACGTGATCCTGGTGGACCCGGCCGCCCGCTGGACCGTAGACCCGTCCCAGATGGCCACCATGGGCCGGAACTCACCCTTCAAGGGCCGCGAGCTCCCGGGCAAGGTGGTGGCCACGTTCTTCAAGGGCCACGCCACGGTCCTGGACGGCAAGCTGAACACGCCCTACCCGCACGCCGCAGTCGAGGCAGGCGCCGCCTGA
- a CDS encoding aspartate carbamoyltransferase catalytic subunit, producing the protein MKHLLSTQDLSLHNAIRILDTAEEMSAVGDREVKKLPALRGRTVVNLFFEDSTRTRISFEAAAKRLSADVINFAAKGSSVSKGESLKDTAQTLSAMGADAVVIRHWASGAPHRLAATDWIDAGVINAGDGTHEHPTQALLDAFTMRRHWAKLSGTPSEGADLKGMRVAIAGDVLHSRVARSNVWLLRTLGAEVTLVAPPTLLPIGVEKWPCAVSYDLDETLARGVDAVMMLRVQGERMNASFFPSTREYSRRWGFDDNRLRALDSLGMKDTIIMHPGPMNRGLEISAAAADSPRSTVLAQVRNGVSVRMAALYLLLSGDTRETAAPPVLAAAGTAHSTKESI; encoded by the coding sequence GTGAAACACCTGCTCTCCACCCAGGACCTCAGCCTGCACAACGCCATCCGCATCCTCGACACCGCCGAGGAGATGTCGGCAGTAGGCGACCGCGAAGTGAAGAAGCTTCCCGCCCTGCGCGGCCGCACGGTGGTGAACCTCTTCTTCGAAGACTCCACCCGCACCAGGATTTCCTTCGAAGCGGCGGCCAAGCGGTTGTCCGCTGACGTCATCAACTTCGCGGCCAAAGGATCATCGGTCTCCAAGGGTGAATCGCTCAAGGACACCGCCCAGACGCTGTCCGCGATGGGGGCGGACGCCGTCGTCATCCGCCACTGGGCCTCCGGTGCACCGCACCGGCTCGCCGCGACGGACTGGATCGACGCCGGAGTCATCAACGCCGGTGACGGCACCCACGAACACCCCACCCAGGCACTTCTGGACGCCTTCACCATGCGGCGGCACTGGGCGAAGCTGTCAGGTACCCCTTCCGAAGGCGCCGACCTGAAGGGAATGCGCGTGGCGATCGCCGGCGATGTCCTGCACTCCCGCGTGGCCCGTTCCAACGTCTGGCTCCTGCGCACGCTGGGTGCGGAAGTCACCCTGGTGGCGCCCCCTACGCTGCTGCCCATCGGCGTCGAGAAGTGGCCCTGCGCCGTCAGCTACGACCTCGACGAAACTCTCGCCCGGGGCGTCGACGCAGTCATGATGCTCCGTGTCCAGGGCGAACGCATGAACGCTTCCTTCTTCCCCAGCACCCGTGAGTACTCACGCCGCTGGGGCTTCGATGACAACCGACTGCGCGCCCTCGACAGCCTGGGCATGAAGGACACCATCATCATGCACCCGGGCCCCATGAACCGGGGGCTCGAAATCAGCGCAGCCGCAGCAGACTCACCCCGTTCCACCGTCCTCGCGCAGGTCCGCAACGGCGTGTCCGTGCGGATGGCGGCGCTGTACCTGCTGCTCTCCGGGGACACCCGGGAAACAGCCGCACCCCCGGTCCTGGCCGCTGCCGGAACCGCCCATTCCACCAAGGAGAGCATCTGA
- the pyrR gene encoding bifunctional pyr operon transcriptional regulator/uracil phosphoribosyltransferase PyrR, whose amino-acid sequence MTSVTSAPVPARVVLSQADIDRALTRIAHEILEANKGSRDLVLLGIPRRGYPLAVRLAEKIAAADNTVDAAAIVGQLDVTMFRDDLSHQGTRPPHPTKLPRTGIDNKVVVLIDDVLYSGRTIRAALDALVDLGRPRIVRLAVLIDRGHRELPIRADHVGKNLPTSSVEKVRVRLEETDTPAGGAPVNEVVIEGGL is encoded by the coding sequence TTGACATCTGTCACCAGCGCACCGGTTCCAGCCAGGGTAGTACTCAGCCAGGCTGACATAGACCGTGCCCTCACTCGTATCGCCCACGAGATCCTCGAAGCCAACAAGGGATCCCGGGACCTGGTCCTGTTGGGCATTCCCCGCCGCGGTTATCCGCTGGCAGTCCGGCTGGCCGAGAAGATCGCCGCCGCAGACAACACCGTTGACGCCGCCGCCATAGTGGGCCAACTGGACGTCACCATGTTCCGGGATGACCTGTCGCACCAGGGAACCCGGCCACCCCACCCCACCAAACTGCCCCGTACCGGCATCGACAACAAAGTCGTGGTCCTGATTGACGACGTCCTGTACTCCGGACGGACCATCCGGGCAGCACTGGACGCCCTCGTGGACCTCGGCCGCCCGCGCATTGTCCGCCTCGCCGTCCTGATCGACCGCGGCCACCGCGAGTTGCCCATCCGCGCCGACCACGTCGGCAAGAACCTGCCTACGTCCTCGGTGGAAAAGGTCCGGGTACGGCTCGAAGAGACCGATACCCCCGCCGGCGGAGCGCCCGTCAATGAAGTCGTGATTGAGGGCGGACTGTGA
- a CDS encoding PrsW family intramembrane metalloprotease, producing the protein MSTHPRQPPPGQPYGHHPGVSGPLPGPANPSWMGHVAPQHYLAAPDHRGRPVSSVLPPPDQGATRRPGRINGGLVGLTVAGGILAFLSLFLVVPFLLANTGTAGFVGGFVASLIPLSLVLLAVVIIDKWEPEPKRLLFFAFTWGAAVSIAVTLLVQPLFVLTFQFSDEPDLRTYMATVQAPIVEEFAKSLGLLVLLLLARKHFDGPVDGVVFAFTIAGGFAFTENILYFGRAIAEAPGPGGDFAQVFFLRGVMSPFAHAIFTGTTGLIMGFAARRWHTGVSILAFFVGLLPAMFLHNRWNSMGNGYLVDYIVVQVPIFCLAVAGIVVLRVAEKRLTRQRLLEYSAAGWFTPAEVELLGTIGGRRTVLNWAAGYGKKQQMKDFLRAATQLANIRQRILSGRDVQLHQAEERKQLQRVLALRAAIVA; encoded by the coding sequence ATGTCGACGCATCCCCGCCAGCCGCCGCCGGGCCAGCCCTACGGCCACCACCCGGGGGTTTCCGGCCCCCTTCCCGGTCCAGCGAATCCCAGCTGGATGGGCCATGTGGCACCGCAGCACTACCTGGCTGCCCCGGACCACCGCGGCCGCCCCGTCAGCAGCGTCCTGCCTCCCCCGGACCAGGGAGCGACACGCAGGCCCGGCAGGATTAACGGCGGACTGGTTGGCCTTACGGTGGCGGGCGGAATCCTCGCGTTCCTCAGCCTGTTCCTGGTGGTGCCGTTCCTGCTCGCAAACACGGGGACAGCCGGCTTCGTAGGGGGCTTCGTCGCATCCCTGATACCGCTCTCCCTGGTACTGCTGGCTGTTGTCATCATCGACAAGTGGGAGCCGGAGCCAAAGCGGCTGCTGTTCTTCGCCTTCACCTGGGGCGCAGCGGTGTCGATTGCCGTCACTTTGCTGGTGCAGCCGCTGTTCGTGCTGACGTTCCAGTTCTCGGATGAACCTGACCTGCGGACCTACATGGCAACCGTGCAGGCTCCCATCGTCGAGGAGTTCGCGAAGTCCCTTGGCCTGCTGGTCCTCCTCCTGCTGGCCAGGAAACACTTCGACGGCCCGGTGGACGGTGTGGTTTTCGCGTTCACGATTGCCGGCGGCTTCGCCTTCACTGAAAACATCCTCTACTTTGGCCGCGCCATCGCCGAAGCGCCGGGACCGGGCGGCGATTTTGCCCAGGTGTTCTTCCTCCGCGGCGTGATGTCGCCGTTCGCCCACGCGATCTTTACCGGGACCACAGGCCTGATCATGGGTTTCGCAGCAAGGCGGTGGCACACCGGAGTGTCCATCCTGGCCTTCTTCGTGGGCCTGCTTCCGGCGATGTTCCTGCACAACCGGTGGAACAGCATGGGCAACGGCTACCTGGTGGACTACATCGTGGTGCAGGTGCCTATTTTCTGCCTTGCAGTTGCCGGGATCGTCGTCCTGAGGGTGGCGGAAAAGCGGCTGACCAGGCAGCGCCTGCTGGAGTATTCCGCCGCCGGCTGGTTTACCCCGGCGGAGGTCGAATTGCTGGGCACCATTGGCGGACGGCGGACAGTGCTGAACTGGGCAGCCGGATACGGCAAGAAGCAACAGATGAAGGATTTCCTCAGGGCAGCCACGCAGCTGGCCAACATCCGGCAGCGGATCCTCAGCGGCCGCGATGTCCAGCTCCACCAGGCTGAGGAGCGCAAGCAACTGCAGAGGGTGCTGGCGCTCCGGGCAGCAATCGTCGCCTAG
- the nusB gene encoding transcription antitermination factor NusB yields MSARGKARSRALDVLFEAEQRSASAFDVLRARREKTDQIVNPYTLEIVEGVVSRQQAIDEFLETYSQGWSLERMPSVDRIILRIGTWELLYNDDVPDGVAVSEAVALAKTLSTDESPQFINGLLGRLQQLKPSLLA; encoded by the coding sequence GTGAGCGCACGCGGTAAAGCCCGCAGCAGGGCACTGGATGTTCTTTTTGAAGCGGAGCAGCGCTCCGCTTCCGCCTTTGACGTCCTTCGTGCACGGCGCGAAAAGACCGACCAGATCGTCAACCCCTACACCCTGGAAATCGTCGAGGGCGTGGTGTCCCGCCAGCAGGCCATTGACGAGTTCCTGGAAACCTACTCGCAGGGCTGGAGCCTGGAGCGCATGCCTTCGGTGGACCGGATCATCCTGCGCATCGGCACCTGGGAGTTGCTTTACAACGATGACGTCCCCGATGGCGTCGCCGTCAGCGAGGCCGTGGCCCTGGCCAAGACCCTATCCACGGACGAGTCGCCCCAGTTCATCAACGGCCTCCTGGGCCGCCTGCAGCAACTGAAGCCGTCGCTGCTGGCCTGA
- the efp gene encoding elongation factor P, whose protein sequence is MATTNDIKNGTVLKLEGQLWNIIEFQHVKPGKGGAFVRTKMRNVMSGKVVDKTFNAGLKIETATVDRRDYQYLYQDGADFVFMDTSDYDQITVSGATVGDATNFMLENQMVNIAIHEGNPLYIELPPSVVLEITYTEPGLQGDRSSAGTKPATLETGYEIQVPLFVENNTKVKVDTRDGSYLGRVTE, encoded by the coding sequence GTGGCAACCACGAACGACATTAAGAACGGAACGGTCCTGAAGCTCGAGGGCCAGCTCTGGAACATCATCGAGTTCCAGCACGTCAAGCCCGGCAAGGGTGGCGCTTTCGTACGTACGAAAATGCGCAACGTGATGTCCGGCAAGGTTGTGGACAAGACGTTCAACGCCGGCCTCAAGATCGAAACGGCCACGGTTGACCGCCGGGACTACCAGTACCTGTACCAGGACGGCGCCGACTTCGTGTTCATGGACACCTCGGATTACGACCAGATCACCGTTTCCGGTGCGACTGTAGGCGACGCCACCAACTTCATGCTCGAGAACCAGATGGTCAACATCGCCATCCACGAAGGCAACCCGCTGTACATCGAGCTGCCGCCGAGCGTTGTCCTGGAAATCACCTACACCGAGCCCGGCCTGCAGGGCGATCGTTCCTCCGCGGGCACCAAGCCCGCCACACTCGAAACCGGCTACGAGATCCAGGTTCCGCTGTTCGTTGAAAACAACACCAAGGTCAAGGTGGATACCCGTGACGGCAGCTACCTCGGCCGGGTCACCGAGTAG
- a CDS encoding tetratricopeptide repeat protein, protein MQGDMEGTAEWPEAGFPGIRINPETLLPQIVNDDACREALAASTDPADHVFVLLVEGHGAEAAELLAEARFNDPESFRLRAFEAEVLRVSNRLDRAVELFRQLLHEVQGTPKEALALQFLGKTQYTAGQTSAAVESFARALDLRVAQSADAALIYSSTVALQRARDVLDLAC, encoded by the coding sequence ATGCAGGGCGACATGGAAGGCACCGCCGAATGGCCTGAAGCAGGCTTCCCGGGAATCCGGATCAACCCTGAAACACTGCTGCCCCAAATCGTCAACGACGATGCGTGCCGGGAAGCGCTGGCGGCTTCCACTGACCCTGCGGACCACGTCTTCGTGCTGCTGGTAGAGGGCCACGGGGCAGAAGCTGCAGAACTGCTGGCCGAAGCCCGGTTCAATGACCCGGAATCCTTCCGACTGCGTGCGTTCGAGGCGGAGGTCCTGCGGGTTTCGAACCGGCTGGACAGGGCCGTGGAGCTCTTCCGCCAGCTGCTGCACGAGGTCCAGGGGACCCCAAAGGAAGCGCTGGCACTGCAGTTCCTCGGCAAAACCCAGTACACGGCCGGGCAGACCTCCGCTGCCGTGGAATCCTTTGCCCGCGCCCTGGACCTGCGCGTGGCACAGTCCGCCGATGCGGCGCTGATCTACTCATCCACCGTCGCGTTGCAGCGCGCACGGGACGTACTGGACCTGGCCTGCTGA
- the aroB gene encoding 3-dehydroquinate synthase, translated as MNTSSTVIKVTGESAANNYDVVVGRGLLGTLPEILGERVRRVLVIHPRALRLTGDTVRDDLESAGFTALTAEIPDAEEGKHIQVAAFCWQVLGQNDFTRSDAIVAVGGGAVTDLAGFVAATWLRGVKVIHMPTSLLGMVDASVGGKTGINTAEGKNLVGAFHPPAAVLADLDTLDTLPRNELISGMAEVVKCGFIADPAILELVEKDFAAVTDPRSETLRELIERAIAVKAKVVSEDLKESGLREILNYGHTLGHAIELVERYSWRHGAAVSVGMMFAAELARSVGRLSDADADRHRSILEGLGLPVTYRRDRWQGLLDGMRRDKKSRGDLLRFVVLDGVAKPGILDVPDTSLLFAAYQEVAS; from the coding sequence GTGAACACCTCATCAACAGTCATCAAGGTCACCGGTGAATCCGCCGCCAACAACTACGACGTTGTGGTGGGGCGGGGCCTGCTGGGAACCCTTCCGGAAATCCTGGGGGAGCGGGTGCGGCGCGTGCTGGTCATCCACCCCCGGGCCCTGCGCCTCACCGGTGACACCGTCCGCGATGACCTTGAGTCCGCGGGCTTCACTGCGCTGACCGCGGAAATCCCGGACGCCGAAGAAGGCAAGCACATCCAGGTCGCTGCCTTCTGCTGGCAGGTCCTGGGCCAGAACGACTTCACCAGGTCTGACGCCATCGTGGCTGTCGGCGGGGGAGCGGTCACCGACCTGGCGGGCTTCGTGGCCGCCACCTGGCTCCGCGGCGTCAAGGTCATCCACATGCCCACCAGCCTGCTGGGGATGGTGGATGCGTCCGTGGGCGGCAAGACCGGCATCAACACCGCCGAGGGCAAGAACCTGGTGGGCGCCTTCCACCCTCCGGCGGCGGTCCTGGCGGACCTGGACACCCTGGACACGCTGCCCCGGAACGAACTCATTTCCGGTATGGCCGAAGTGGTCAAGTGCGGCTTCATCGCGGACCCTGCCATCCTCGAACTGGTGGAGAAGGACTTTGCTGCGGTCACCGATCCGCGGTCCGAGACCCTCCGCGAGCTCATTGAACGTGCCATCGCCGTCAAAGCCAAAGTGGTTTCGGAAGACCTCAAGGAATCCGGGCTGCGCGAAATCCTCAACTACGGCCACACCCTGGGCCACGCCATCGAACTGGTGGAACGCTACTCGTGGCGGCACGGCGCCGCAGTCTCCGTCGGCATGATGTTCGCCGCGGAACTCGCCCGCAGCGTGGGCCGGCTGAGCGATGCCGACGCCGACAGGCACCGAAGCATCCTCGAAGGACTTGGGCTCCCGGTCACCTACCGGCGGGACCGATGGCAGGGCCTGCTGGACGGCATGCGGCGGGACAAGAAGTCCCGCGGCGACCTGCTGCGGTTCGTGGTGCTGGACGGTGTGGCCAAACCGGGCATCCTGGATGTCCCCGACACGTCCCTCCTGTTCGCCGCCTACCAGGAAGTCGCTTCCTGA
- a CDS encoding shikimate kinase yields MAVGKSAIGQQLAQQLGAPFVDTDAVIVAGHGSIADIFAGRGERAFREIEARAVASAVDAAEGTATVISLGGGAVLDSGTQQLIGRCTVVYLECDADTVAARIARNSGRPLLAGDAMGRWTEMFATRKPVYERLADITLDVRHGSISELGSRLEAALHNYVAAKQEVEK; encoded by the coding sequence ATGGCCGTGGGCAAATCCGCCATCGGACAGCAACTGGCCCAACAGCTCGGTGCACCGTTCGTTGACACGGATGCCGTGATCGTGGCGGGCCACGGCTCCATCGCCGATATCTTCGCCGGCCGGGGCGAACGCGCCTTCCGCGAGATCGAGGCCCGTGCTGTTGCCTCCGCCGTTGACGCGGCCGAAGGCACAGCCACGGTAATCTCACTCGGCGGGGGCGCCGTCCTGGACTCGGGAACGCAGCAGCTGATTGGCCGCTGCACAGTGGTCTACCTCGAATGCGATGCGGATACCGTTGCTGCGCGCATTGCCCGCAATTCCGGACGCCCCCTGCTGGCAGGGGACGCCATGGGACGCTGGACAGAAATGTTCGCCACCCGCAAGCCGGTCTACGAGAGGCTTGCAGACATCACCCTGGACGTGCGCCATGGCTCGATATCCGAGCTCGGCAGCCGGCTGGAAGCAGCACTGCACAACTACGTAGCTGCCAAACAGGAAGTTGAAAAGTGA